In Camelina sativa cultivar DH55 chromosome 16, Cs, whole genome shotgun sequence, a single window of DNA contains:
- the LOC104752248 gene encoding heat stress transcription factor A-2 isoform X2, producing the protein MVVTALWCGILISSQQLSFLVTSSMAISQVLSVSSILIWVYYESSAIKGFRKIDPDRWEFANEGFLAGQKHLLKNIKRRRNMGSQNVNQQGSGSGSGMSCVEVGQYGFDGEVERLKRDHSVLVAEVVRLRQQQHSSKTQVAAMEQRLLVTEKRQQQMMTFLAKALNNPNFVQQFALMSKEKKSMFGLDVGRKRRLTSTPSLGTVEENLLHDQGFDRMKDDMETLLAAAIDNESSNLMPTKEEQCLEAMNVMMEDGNLEVDLDVKVEDLVGSPLDWDSQDLHDMVDQMGFLGSEP; encoded by the exons ATGGTCGTAACAGCTTTGTGGTGTGGGATTCTCATAAGTTCTCAACAACTCTCCTTCCTCGTTACTTCAAGCATGGCAATTTCTCAAGTTTTATCCGTCAGCTCAATACTTAT ATGGGTTTACTATGAGTCTTCAGCTATAAAG GGATTCAGAAAGATTGATCCAGATAGGTGGGAATTTGCGAATGAAGGGTTTTTAGCAGGACAGAAGCATCTCTTAAAGAACATCAAACGAAGGAGAAACATGGGGTCGCAGAATGTGAACCAGCAAGGATCAGGATCTGGATCAGGGATGTCCTGTGTTGAGGTTGGGCAATACGGGTTCGATGGGGAGGTAGAGAGGCTGAAGAGGGATCATAGTGTTCTTGTAGCTGAGGTAGTTAGGTTGAGACAGCAGCAACACAGCTCCAAGACCCAAGTTGCAGCGATGGAACAACGTTTGCTAGTTACAGAGAAGAGACAGCAGCAAATGATGACGTTCCTCGCCAAGGCATTGAACAATCCAAACTTTGTTCAGCAGTTTGCGTTGATgagtaaagagaagaagagtatgTTTGGTTTGGATGTCGGGAGGAAACGGAGGCTTACTTCTACTCCAAGCTTGGGAACTGTGGAGGAGAATCTGTTACATGATCAGGGGTTTGATAGAATGAAGGATGATATGGAGACGTTACTCGCTGCAGCTATCGACAACGAGTCGAGTAATTTGATGCCTACTAAGGAGGAACAGTGTTTGGAGGCTATGAATGTGATGATGGAAGATGGTAATCTAGAGGTAGACTTGGATGTTAAAGTGGAAGATTTGGTTGGTTCACCTTTGGATTGGGACAGTCAAGATCTACATGACATGGTTGATCAAATGGGGTTTCTTGGTTCAGAACCTTGA
- the LOC104752248 gene encoding heat stress transcription factor A-2 isoform X1 gives MEQPKVEMEEETVTFAGSAAASSSVGSSSSPRPMEGLNETGPPPFLTKTYEMVEDPATDTVVSWSNGRNSFVVWDSHKFSTTLLPRYFKHGNFSSFIRQLNTYGFRKIDPDRWEFANEGFLAGQKHLLKNIKRRRNMGSQNVNQQGSGSGSGMSCVEVGQYGFDGEVERLKRDHSVLVAEVVRLRQQQHSSKTQVAAMEQRLLVTEKRQQQMMTFLAKALNNPNFVQQFALMSKEKKSMFGLDVGRKRRLTSTPSLGTVEENLLHDQGFDRMKDDMETLLAAAIDNESSNLMPTKEEQCLEAMNVMMEDGNLEVDLDVKVEDLVGSPLDWDSQDLHDMVDQMGFLGSEP, from the exons ATGGAGCAACCGAAAGTGGAAATGGAGGAAGAGACGGTGACGTTTGCCGGTTCTGCAGCTGCTTCGTCGTCGGTTGGATCATCTTCGTCTCCGAGACCAATGGAAGGGCTGAACGAAACAGGGCCACCGCCGTTTCTGACCAAGACTTACGAAATGGTGGAGGATCCGGCGACGGACACGGTGGTTTCGTGGAGCAATGGTCGTAACAGCTTTGTGGTGTGGGATTCTCATAAGTTCTCAACAACTCTCCTTCCTCGTTACTTCAAGCATGGCAATTTCTCAAGTTTTATCCGTCAGCTCAATACTTAT GGATTCAGAAAGATTGATCCAGATAGGTGGGAATTTGCGAATGAAGGGTTTTTAGCAGGACAGAAGCATCTCTTAAAGAACATCAAACGAAGGAGAAACATGGGGTCGCAGAATGTGAACCAGCAAGGATCAGGATCTGGATCAGGGATGTCCTGTGTTGAGGTTGGGCAATACGGGTTCGATGGGGAGGTAGAGAGGCTGAAGAGGGATCATAGTGTTCTTGTAGCTGAGGTAGTTAGGTTGAGACAGCAGCAACACAGCTCCAAGACCCAAGTTGCAGCGATGGAACAACGTTTGCTAGTTACAGAGAAGAGACAGCAGCAAATGATGACGTTCCTCGCCAAGGCATTGAACAATCCAAACTTTGTTCAGCAGTTTGCGTTGATgagtaaagagaagaagagtatgTTTGGTTTGGATGTCGGGAGGAAACGGAGGCTTACTTCTACTCCAAGCTTGGGAACTGTGGAGGAGAATCTGTTACATGATCAGGGGTTTGATAGAATGAAGGATGATATGGAGACGTTACTCGCTGCAGCTATCGACAACGAGTCGAGTAATTTGATGCCTACTAAGGAGGAACAGTGTTTGGAGGCTATGAATGTGATGATGGAAGATGGTAATCTAGAGGTAGACTTGGATGTTAAAGTGGAAGATTTGGTTGGTTCACCTTTGGATTGGGACAGTCAAGATCTACATGACATGGTTGATCAAATGGGGTTTCTTGGTTCAGAACCTTGA